One genomic region from Conexibacter woesei DSM 14684 encodes:
- a CDS encoding flagellar biosynthesis anti-sigma factor FlgM, whose amino-acid sequence MVATNDRIQRLTTARRDRITRSSRVRLLAKQVAAGEYVVDPDRIAEVLVERAQFHQRVKADLLTQRSPTEL is encoded by the coding sequence ATGGTCGCTACCAACGACCGCATCCAGCGCCTCACCACCGCCCGTCGGGATCGCATCACGCGTTCGTCGCGCGTCCGCCTGCTCGCGAAGCAGGTCGCCGCCGGCGAGTACGTCGTCGACCCCGACCGCATCGCCGAGGTCCTCGTCGAGCGCGCGCAGTTCCACCAGCGCGTCAAGGCGGACCTGCTGACGCAGCGCTCGCCGACCGAGCTGTGA
- a CDS encoding NADH:flavin oxidoreductase/NADH oxidase family protein, giving the protein MDTTTLASPLTLPCGAVLANRIAKAAMSEQLSDRANSPTVRIDRLYERWAAGGSGLVITGNVMIDRRHVGEPRQVVVEDERDLPALRRWAAAGRANGTTLWVQVNHPGRQAMRIAGSRPVAPSAIAPRIPGAVTPQALTGAQIEEIVGRFARTAAVFREAGFDGVQLHGAHGYLISQFLSPLANRRDDEWGGDAARRQRFVLEVVRATRAAVGPDFPVGIKLNSADFQRGGFSEEESGDVVAALAAAGVDLIEISGGTYESPAMMGDATGTASSAAAASAAVPARASTRAREAYFLDYAVRVRDRAPDVPLMVTGGFRSAAAMREAVASGACNVIGLGRPLALHPDASAALLDGSRARIDAGSRSIGVRKLDSVIDLWWHTRQLHRIGRGREPWAGERALHTLATFLLVNGWGAARRKRGG; this is encoded by the coding sequence GTGGACACCACGACACTTGCCTCGCCGCTGACGCTGCCGTGCGGTGCCGTGCTCGCGAACCGGATCGCGAAGGCGGCGATGAGCGAGCAGCTCAGCGACCGGGCCAACAGCCCGACGGTGCGGATCGACCGGCTCTACGAGCGCTGGGCGGCCGGCGGCTCCGGACTCGTGATCACCGGCAACGTGATGATCGACCGCCGCCACGTCGGCGAGCCGCGCCAGGTCGTCGTCGAGGACGAGCGCGACCTGCCGGCGCTGCGCCGCTGGGCCGCCGCCGGCAGAGCGAACGGGACGACCCTCTGGGTGCAGGTCAACCACCCCGGCCGTCAGGCGATGCGGATCGCTGGCTCGCGACCGGTCGCGCCGAGCGCGATCGCCCCGCGGATACCCGGCGCCGTCACGCCCCAGGCGCTGACCGGCGCCCAGATCGAGGAGATCGTCGGGCGCTTCGCGCGGACGGCGGCGGTCTTCCGCGAGGCGGGCTTCGACGGCGTCCAGCTGCACGGCGCGCACGGGTACCTGATCTCGCAGTTCCTCTCGCCGCTCGCGAACAGACGCGACGACGAGTGGGGCGGCGACGCCGCGCGGCGGCAGCGGTTCGTGCTCGAGGTCGTGCGGGCGACGCGCGCGGCGGTCGGGCCGGACTTCCCGGTCGGCATCAAGCTCAACTCGGCGGACTTCCAGCGGGGCGGCTTCAGCGAGGAGGAGTCGGGCGACGTCGTCGCGGCGCTCGCCGCCGCGGGTGTCGACCTGATCGAGATCAGCGGAGGCACGTACGAGTCGCCGGCGATGATGGGCGACGCGACGGGGACGGCTTCCAGCGCAGCCGCAGCCAGCGCAGCGGTTCCCGCGCGCGCGAGCACGCGTGCGCGCGAGGCGTACTTCCTCGACTACGCGGTGCGCGTGCGCGACCGCGCGCCCGACGTGCCGCTGATGGTGACGGGCGGGTTCCGCTCTGCGGCGGCGATGCGCGAGGCGGTCGCGAGCGGCGCCTGCAACGTGATCGGCCTCGGTCGGCCGCTCGCGCTCCACCCCGACGCGAGCGCCGCGCTGCTCGACGGCTCGCGCGCGCGGATCGACGCCGGCTCGCGCAGCATCGGCGTTCGCAAGCTCGACAGCGTCATCGACCTCTGGTGGCACACCCGTCAGCTCCACCGGATCGGTCGTGGCCGCGAGCCGTGGGCGGGCGAGCGGGCGCTCCACACGCTCGCGACGTTCCTGCTCGTCAATGGCTGGGGCGCGGCGCGTCGCAAGCGCGGCGGTTGA
- a CDS encoding TetR/AcrR family transcriptional regulator, whose product METPVAIEGARERLVCGMNAAVAEKGYAPTTIADVVRHARVSKRTFYEHFGDKRACFLAAYDTASAHVLGAMRAASEAAAGAPWSERVERVVVAYLEAMAAKPELTQTFLIEILGAGPLALAHRRETMERFADQLVALCADLRRAEPQLRPVSRSLATAVVGGINELVLGAVEQGRASELAQLRRPAAELIRSVLTGPEP is encoded by the coding sequence GTGGAGACGCCGGTTGCCATCGAGGGAGCGCGGGAGCGGCTCGTCTGCGGCATGAACGCCGCCGTCGCGGAGAAGGGCTACGCCCCCACCACGATCGCCGACGTCGTGCGCCACGCGCGCGTCTCCAAGCGCACCTTCTACGAGCACTTCGGCGACAAGCGCGCCTGCTTCCTGGCCGCGTACGACACCGCCTCCGCGCACGTCCTCGGCGCGATGCGCGCCGCCTCGGAGGCGGCCGCCGGCGCCCCCTGGAGCGAGCGCGTCGAGCGCGTCGTCGTCGCGTACCTGGAGGCGATGGCGGCCAAGCCCGAGCTGACGCAGACGTTCCTGATCGAGATCCTCGGCGCCGGCCCGCTCGCGCTCGCGCACCGCCGCGAGACGATGGAGCGCTTCGCCGACCAGCTCGTCGCGCTCTGCGCCGACCTGCGGCGCGCGGAGCCGCAGCTGCGGCCCGTCTCGCGCTCGCTCGCGACCGCCGTCGTCGGCGGCATCAACGAACTGGTGCTCGGCGCCGTCGAGCAGGGCCGCGCGAGCGAGCTGGCGCAGCTGCGCCGGCCGGCCGCCGAGCTGATCCGCTCCGTCCTGACGGGACCGGAGCCGTGA
- a CDS encoding SDR family oxidoreductase yields MPETNSSPPDLSGLRDRVALVTGGASGIGRATALALAAAGVEVVVADLDAAQAQEVARQVGGHAFEADVSDLDANRAAVAFAQERCGGLDLAFLNAGVTSGCGVGEDFDLALYRRAMGVNLDGVVFGTHAALPALRARGGGAIVATASLAGLVGVPLEPIYTANKHAVVGLTRSLGPTLAAEGIRFNAVCPGFAETPLIADFRDGLRDAGFELLSPEVVAETAVHLFAGEMSGECWFVQVGREPAPFGFRGIPGPRTTEVPK; encoded by the coding sequence TTGCCCGAGACCAACAGCAGCCCACCGGACCTGTCCGGCCTGCGCGACCGCGTCGCGCTCGTGACCGGCGGAGCGAGCGGCATCGGGCGGGCGACCGCGCTCGCGCTCGCCGCCGCCGGCGTCGAGGTCGTCGTCGCCGACCTCGACGCCGCGCAGGCGCAGGAGGTCGCGCGGCAGGTCGGCGGCCACGCCTTCGAGGCCGACGTCAGCGACCTCGACGCAAACCGCGCGGCCGTCGCCTTCGCGCAGGAGCGCTGCGGCGGGCTCGACCTCGCCTTCCTCAACGCCGGCGTCACGAGCGGCTGCGGCGTCGGCGAGGACTTCGACCTCGCGCTCTACCGGCGCGCGATGGGCGTCAACCTCGACGGCGTCGTCTTCGGCACGCACGCCGCGCTGCCCGCGCTGAGGGCGCGCGGCGGGGGCGCGATCGTCGCGACCGCCTCGCTCGCCGGCCTCGTCGGCGTCCCGCTCGAGCCGATCTACACCGCCAACAAGCACGCCGTCGTCGGTCTCACCCGCTCCCTCGGCCCGACGCTGGCGGCCGAAGGGATCCGCTTCAACGCGGTCTGCCCCGGCTTCGCCGAGACGCCGCTCATCGCCGACTTCAGAGACGGTCTGCGCGACGCCGGCTTCGAGCTGCTGAGCCCCGAGGTCGTCGCCGAGACCGCCGTGCACCTGTTCGCCGGTGAGATGAGCGGCGAGTGTTGGTTCGTCCAGGTCGGCCGCGAGCCGGCGCCGTTCGGCTTCCGGGGGATCCCCGGGCCGCGCACGACGGAGGTCCCCAAGTGA
- a CDS encoding NADPH:quinone oxidoreductase family protein, with protein sequence MRALQITELTGPRSALAFAELPDPEPPHMLTPDGGVVVEVHAAGVSFPELLQSRGQYQLKPPLPFVPGSEVAGIVRSAPDGAAVRAGDRVAAFCALGGFAEVAVAPEFLTFALPGALSFAQGAGLILNYHTAYFALKLRGRLAPGETVLIHGGAGGVGTAAIQVANGLGARTIAVVSSDEKEHVARTAGADEVVRSDGAWKDAAKELTDGAGVDVVLDPVGGDRFTDSLRALREDGRLVVVGFTAGSIPEVRVNRLLLGNTSVVGAGWGAYAMGKPAACREIGAALDVMIRDGVVSPIVGALLPLERAAEALELLDGRRAVGKVVLAVREA encoded by the coding sequence GTGAGAGCGCTCCAGATCACCGAGCTGACCGGCCCGCGCAGCGCCCTCGCGTTCGCCGAGCTGCCCGACCCCGAGCCGCCGCACATGCTGACCCCCGATGGCGGCGTCGTCGTCGAGGTGCACGCGGCCGGCGTCTCGTTCCCCGAGCTGCTGCAGTCGCGCGGCCAGTACCAGCTCAAGCCGCCGCTGCCGTTCGTGCCCGGGAGCGAGGTCGCCGGGATCGTCCGCAGCGCGCCCGACGGCGCCGCGGTCAGAGCGGGCGACCGGGTCGCCGCCTTCTGCGCGCTCGGCGGCTTCGCCGAGGTCGCCGTCGCACCGGAGTTCCTGACGTTCGCGCTGCCTGGCGCGCTGTCGTTCGCGCAGGGCGCGGGACTGATCCTCAACTACCACACCGCGTACTTCGCGCTGAAGCTGCGCGGACGCCTGGCACCGGGCGAGACGGTCCTGATCCACGGCGGCGCCGGCGGCGTCGGGACGGCGGCGATCCAGGTCGCCAACGGCCTCGGCGCGCGCACGATCGCGGTCGTCTCCAGCGACGAGAAGGAGCACGTCGCCCGCACCGCGGGCGCCGACGAGGTCGTCCGCTCCGACGGCGCGTGGAAGGACGCGGCGAAGGAGCTGACCGACGGGGCCGGCGTCGACGTCGTGCTCGACCCCGTCGGCGGCGACCGCTTCACCGACTCGCTGCGGGCGTTGCGCGAGGACGGGCGGCTCGTCGTCGTCGGCTTCACTGCCGGCTCGATCCCCGAGGTGAGAGTCAACCGGCTGCTGCTCGGGAACACGAGCGTGGTCGGTGCCGGCTGGGGCGCGTACGCGATGGGCAAGCCGGCCGCGTGCCGCGAGATCGGCGCGGCGCTCGACGTGATGATCCGCGACGGCGTCGTGTCGCCGATCGTCGGGGCGCTGCTGCCGCTGGAGCGCGCCGCCGAGGCGCTCGAGCTGCTCGACGGGCGGCGCGCGGTCGGCAAGGTCGTGCTCGCCGTGCGCGAGGCGTGA
- a CDS encoding acyl-CoA dehydrogenase family protein: protein MDFEPSDRAKEYQERLQAFMDEKVYPAERVYIAQVRAADSPHVHPPVMEELKEEARRRGLWNLFLPDPAHGPGLSYLEYAPLAEIMGRTMIAAEATNCNAPDTGNMEVLHQFGSDAQKERWLQPLLDGEIRSGFAMTEPDVASSDATNVQMSMVREGDELVLNGRKWWTTGALHERCRILIVMGKTDPDAHVYAQQSMVLVPLDTPGLEIVRSLPVFGYHDPEGHAELKFTDVRVPAENVIAQPGAGFLIAQARLGPGRIHHCMRAVGAAERALELMCARADARETFGKPVSTRSNIRDWIAEARIELEMLRLLVLKTAWLVDRVGGKNARVEVAAIKVAAPNIALKIIDRAIQVHGGAGVSDDTPLAYMYAHMRTLRLADGPDEVHKLSIARRELRRQRGEEAPVL, encoded by the coding sequence ATGGACTTCGAACCAAGCGACCGCGCGAAGGAATACCAAGAGCGGCTGCAGGCGTTCATGGACGAGAAGGTCTACCCGGCGGAGCGCGTCTACATCGCGCAGGTGCGGGCCGCCGACTCGCCGCACGTCCACCCGCCGGTGATGGAGGAGCTGAAGGAGGAGGCGCGCCGGCGCGGGCTGTGGAACCTCTTCCTGCCGGACCCCGCCCACGGGCCGGGGCTGAGCTACCTGGAGTACGCGCCGCTCGCGGAGATCATGGGCCGCACGATGATCGCCGCCGAGGCGACCAACTGCAACGCGCCGGACACGGGCAACATGGAGGTGCTGCACCAGTTCGGCAGCGACGCGCAGAAGGAGCGCTGGCTGCAGCCGCTGCTCGACGGGGAGATCCGCTCCGGCTTTGCGATGACCGAGCCCGACGTCGCCTCCTCCGACGCGACGAACGTGCAGATGAGCATGGTCCGCGAGGGCGACGAGCTGGTCCTCAACGGGCGCAAGTGGTGGACGACCGGCGCGCTGCACGAGAGATGCCGGATCCTGATCGTGATGGGCAAGACCGACCCGGACGCGCACGTCTACGCGCAGCAGTCGATGGTGCTCGTGCCGCTCGACACGCCGGGGCTGGAGATCGTCCGCTCGCTGCCCGTCTTCGGCTACCACGACCCCGAGGGCCACGCGGAGCTGAAGTTCACCGACGTGCGCGTGCCGGCCGAGAACGTGATCGCGCAGCCGGGCGCCGGCTTCCTGATCGCGCAGGCGCGACTCGGCCCCGGCCGCATCCACCACTGCATGCGCGCGGTCGGCGCGGCCGAGCGGGCGCTGGAGCTGATGTGCGCGCGGGCGGACGCGCGCGAGACGTTCGGCAAGCCGGTCTCGACCCGCTCGAACATCCGCGACTGGATCGCCGAGGCGCGGATCGAGCTGGAGATGCTGCGGCTGCTCGTGCTCAAGACCGCGTGGCTGGTCGACCGCGTCGGCGGCAAGAACGCACGCGTCGAGGTCGCGGCGATCAAGGTCGCGGCGCCGAACATCGCGCTGAAGATCATCGACCGCGCGATCCAGGTGCACGGCGGCGCCGGCGTCTCCGACGACACGCCGCTGGCGTACATGTACGCGCACATGCGCACGCTGCGGCTGGCCGACGGACCGGACGAGGTGCACAAGCTGTCGATCGCGCGGCGCGAGCTGCGCAGACAGCGCGGCGAGGAGGCGCCCGTCCTGTGA
- a CDS encoding phosphotransferase family protein, producing the protein MTGTARAEDRAVRAEDAFDVDAVDAWLRAAAGVALPPGEPDVRQFAGGASNLTYLLRYADRDLILRRPPPGTKASSAHDMAREHRIQAALKPAFPYVPEMVALCTDEAVLGSDFYVMERVPGVIPRASMPPEVGTDPALMRALGERFVDLLVELHAIEPAAAGLADIGRGAGYVERQVAGWTERYARARTWNVPSFARVMRWLDERRPADVRTCVIHNDFRLDNIVLDAAEPLRVRAVLDWELATLGDPLMDLGSSLAYWVEPGDGRLMQRFRRQPSNLPGMPTRREIVERYCAATGLRADDWPFYEVFGMFRLAGIAQQIYFRYARGQTTNPAFKRFWLAAWVLERRCRTVMRAAA; encoded by the coding sequence GTGACCGGCACCGCTCGCGCCGAGGACCGGGCGGTCCGGGCGGAGGACGCGTTCGACGTCGACGCGGTCGACGCGTGGCTGCGCGCCGCCGCCGGCGTCGCGCTCCCGCCCGGCGAGCCGGACGTACGCCAGTTCGCCGGCGGCGCGTCGAACCTGACGTACCTGCTGCGCTACGCCGACCGCGACCTGATCCTGCGCCGCCCGCCGCCGGGCACGAAGGCGTCCTCCGCGCACGACATGGCGCGTGAGCACAGGATCCAGGCGGCGCTGAAGCCGGCGTTCCCGTACGTCCCGGAGATGGTCGCGCTGTGCACCGACGAGGCCGTGCTGGGGAGCGACTTCTACGTGATGGAGCGGGTCCCCGGCGTGATCCCGCGCGCGTCGATGCCGCCCGAGGTCGGCACGGACCCGGCGCTGATGCGCGCGCTCGGCGAGCGGTTCGTCGATCTGCTCGTGGAGCTGCACGCTATCGAGCCGGCAGCGGCCGGCCTCGCCGACATCGGGCGCGGAGCCGGCTACGTCGAGCGCCAGGTCGCCGGCTGGACCGAGCGCTACGCGCGCGCCAGAACGTGGAACGTGCCGTCGTTCGCGCGCGTGATGCGCTGGCTGGACGAGCGCAGGCCCGCGGACGTCCGCACGTGCGTGATCCACAACGACTTCCGCCTCGACAACATCGTGCTCGACGCCGCGGAGCCGCTGCGCGTGCGCGCCGTGCTCGACTGGGAGCTGGCGACGCTCGGCGACCCGCTGATGGACCTCGGCAGCTCGCTCGCCTACTGGGTCGAGCCGGGCGACGGCCGCCTGATGCAGCGGTTCCGCAGACAGCCGTCGAACCTGCCGGGGATGCCGACCCGCCGCGAGATCGTCGAGCGCTATTGCGCGGCGACGGGCCTGCGGGCCGACGACTGGCCGTTCTACGAGGTCTTCGGGATGTTCCGCCTTGCCGGCATCGCGCAGCAGATCTACTTCCGCTACGCGAGAGGCCAGACGACCAACCCCGCCTTCAAGCGCTTCTGGCTCGCCGCGTGGGTGCTGGAGCGGCGCTGCCGGACGGTGATGCGCGCGGCGGCGTGA